The proteins below are encoded in one region of Cololabis saira isolate AMF1-May2022 chromosome 11, fColSai1.1, whole genome shotgun sequence:
- the LOC133454777 gene encoding uncharacterized protein LOC133454777: MDPTLVQTDDDDEVHRRGWGQFSVMRTPQRPLRELLHHRPSPAALLCLWMMDGEPFSSALSSLLYSAGGHVVALFSSSSSSSSSSASSSSDSAITAMSLEQKTTFALVILLFVFLLILIVRCFRILLDPYRSMPTSTWADGLDGLEKGQFDNTLA; this comes from the exons ATGGACCCGACATTAGTGCAAACCGATGATG ACGATGAGGTCCATCGGAGGGGATGGGGCCAGTTTTCTGTGATGAGGACGCCGCAGCGCCCCCTGCGGGAGCTGCTTCACCACCGCCCCAGCCCTGCTGCACTCCTCTGCCTCTGGATGATGGACGGAGAGCCCTTCTCCTCAGCTCTCTCCTCTCTGCTGTACTCTGCTGGGGGACACGTTGTGgccctcttctcctcttcctcttcctcgtcCTCGTCTTCAGCCTCCTCCTCATCTGACTCTGCCATCACTGCCATGTCCCTGGAGCAGAAGACAACGTTTGCCTTGGTCATCCTCCTCTtcgtcttcctcctcatcctcatcgtACGGTGTTTCCGTATCCTGCTGGACCCTTACCGGAGCATGCCCACCTCCACCTGGGCCGACGGCCTGGACGGGCTGGAGAAGGGCCAGTTCGACAACACGCTGGCCTGA